In the Juglans microcarpa x Juglans regia isolate MS1-56 chromosome 6D, Jm3101_v1.0, whole genome shotgun sequence genome, one interval contains:
- the LOC121233992 gene encoding adenylate kinase 4-like, with protein sequence MATSSAQANLEDVPSVDLMSELLRRFKCSDKPDKRLILVGPPGSGKGTQSPIIKDDYCLCHLATGDMLRAAVAARTPLGVKAKEAMDKGELVSDDLVVGIIDEALKKPSCQKGFILDGFPRTVVQAQKLDEMLEKKGVKVDKVLNFAIHDAILEERITGRWIHPSSGRTYHTKFAPPKVPGSDDVTGEPLIQRKDDTAAVLKSRLEAFHKQTEPVIDYYSKKGIGANLHAEKAPKEVTTEVQKVLTS encoded by the exons ATGGCGACCAGTTCTGCACAAGCGAACTTGGAAGACGTTCCCTCTGTCGATCTCATGTCTGAGCTCCTCCGTCGCTTCAAGTGTTCCGACAAGCCAGACAAGCGCCTCATTCTCGTTg GTCCACCTGGATCAGGAAAAGGCACCCAATCACCAATTATTAAGGATGACTACTGCTTGTGCCACTTGGCTACTGGTGATATGTTAAGGGCTGCTGTTGCTGCAAGAACCCCGCTTGGGGTTAAGGCTAAAGAGGCTATGGATAAG GGAGAACTTGTTTCTGATGACTTGGTTGTTGGCATTATAGATGAAGCTCTAAAGAAGCCCTCATGTCAGAAAGGTTTCATTCTTGATGGATTTCCAAGGACTGTGGTCCAAGCACAAAAG CTTGATGAAATGCTGGAAAAGAAGGGAGTCAAAGTTGATAAGGTGCTCAACTTTGCAATTCATGATGCAATCTTAGAGGAGAGAATTACTGGTCGCTGGATACACCCATCCAGTGGTAGAACCTACCACACCAAATTTGCACCTCCCAAAGTTCCAGGATCTGATGAT GTTACTGGAGAACCTTTGATTCAGCGCAAGGATGATACTGCAGCAGTTCTCAAATCAAGGCTGGAGGCATTTCACAAGCAAACTGAACCA GTTATTGATTATTATTCCAAGAAGGGCATTGGTGCCAATCTTCATGCAGAAAAAGCTCCCAAAGAGGTCACTACTGAGGTTCAGAAGGTGCTCACTTCGTGA
- the LOC121233989 gene encoding nucleolar protein 56-like isoform X2, whose protein sequence is MALYLLYESASGYALFLAHGLDEIGQNTEAVRNSVSDLNRFGKVVQLAAFHPFESALDALNQCNAISEGLMTDELRSFLELNLPKVKEGKKIKFRLGVVDTKVGSHIHEVTKIPCESGDFIHELLRGVRLHFDKFLKDLKTGDLEKAQLGLGHSYSRAKVKFNVNRVDNMVIQAIFLLDTLDKDVNSFSMRVREWYSWHFPELVKIVSDNYLYAKVAKYIEDKSKLSDESIPGLTDVVGDEDKAKEIVDAAKASMGQDLSPIDLINVHQFAQRVMNLSEYRRKLYDYLVSKMNDIAPNLASLIGEVVGARLISHAGSLTNLAKCPASTLQILGAEKALFRALKTRGNTPKYGLIFHSSFIGRASAKNKGRMARFLANKCSIASRIDCFADKATTVFGEKLRQQVEERLDFYDKGVAPRKNIDVMKDAIESAESKGMMVL, encoded by the exons ATGGCGTTGTATCTTCTATACGAGTCAGCTTCTGGGTACGCGCTGTTCCTCGCTCACGGCCTCGACGAGATCGGTCAGAACACCGAGGCGGTCAGGAACTCGGTGTCGGACCTAAACCGTTTCGGCAAGGTCGTGCAGCTCGCCGCTTTTCACCCTTTCGAATCTGCCCTCGACGCCCTCAACCAGTGTAACGCCATCTCCGAAG GGCTTATGACTGATGAGTTGAGAAGCTTTTTGGAGCTTAATCTCCCAAAAGTCAAGGAAGGTAAGAAGATAAAGTTCAGATTAGGAGTAGTGGACACTAAGGTTGGGTCACATATCCATGAAGTGACTAAAATTCCTTGTGAAAGTGGCGACTTTATTCACGAGCTTCTTCGTGGTGTGCGGCTACATTTTGATAAGTTTTTAAAGGACCTAAAG ACTGGAGACTTGGAAAAGGCCCAACTTGGTCTGGGACACAGTTACAGTAGGGCAAAAGTGAAGTTCAATGTTAACCGCGTCGATAATATGGTTATTCAAGCAATCTTCCTTCTTGATACCCTTGATAAGGATGTCAATTCTTTCTCAATGAGAGTCAG AGAATGGTACTCATGGCATTTTCCTGAATTGGTGAAGATTGTCAGCGACAACTATCTATATGCCAAAGTTGCAAAATATATAGAGGATAAGTCAAAGCTGTCTGACGAAAGTATCCCAGGCTTGACAGATGTAGTTGGAGATGAAGATAAAGCAAAGGAGATTGTAGATGCTGCCAAGGCTTCCATGg GACAGGATTTGTCTCCAATTGACTTGATAAACGTCCACCAATTTGCACAGAGGGTAATGAACCTATCTGAGTATAGGAGGAAGCTTTATGATTATCTGGTTTCTAAGATGAATGACATTGCACCAAATTTGGCCTCTTTAATTGGTGAAGTTGTTGGTGCTCGTTTGATATCTCATGCTGGTAGTCTCACGAATTTGGCCAAGTGCCCTGCTTCTACCCTTCAGATCCTTGGTGCGGAGAAGGCACTCTTCAG GGCATTGAAAACAAGAGGAAACACACCCAAGTATGGTCTGATATTCCATTCGTCTTTCATTGGTCGAGCATCTGCAAAGAACAAAGGCAGAATGGCTCGTTTTCTTGCAAACAAGTGTTCTATTGCATCGCGCATTGACTGCTTTGCAG ATAAGGCAACTACTGTTTTTGGTGAGAAACTTAGGCAACAAGTCGAGGAGCGACTTGACTTTTATGACAAGGGAGTTGCTCCTCGCAAAAATATCGATGTGATGAAAGATGCAATTGAAAGTGCAGAAAGTAAAGGTATGATGGTGCTATAA
- the LOC121233989 gene encoding nucleolar protein 56-like isoform X1, which produces MALYLLYESASGYALFLAHGLDEIGQNTEAVRNSVSDLNRFGKVVQLAAFHPFESALDALNQCNAISEGLMTDELRSFLELNLPKVKEGKKIKFRLGVVDTKVGSHIHEVTKIPCESGDFIHELLRGVRLHFDKFLKDLKTGDLEKAQLGLGHSYSRAKVKFNVNRVDNMVIQAIFLLDTLDKDVNSFSMRVREWYSWHFPELVKIVSDNYLYAKVAKYIEDKSKLSDESIPGLTDVVGDEDKAKEIVDAAKASMGQDLSPIDLINVHQFAQRVMNLSEYRRKLYDYLVSKMNDIAPNLASLIGEVVGARLISHAGSLTNLAKCPASTLQILGAEKALFRALKTRGNTPKYGLIFHSSFIGRASAKNKGRMARFLANKCSIASRIDCFADKATTVFGEKLRQQVEERLDFYDKGVAPRKNIDVMKDAIESAESKDTEMETEEVHMEASGKKNKKKKSKGAAAENGEPAADDNPTAVANGEALEDSKSEKKKKKKEKRRMDQELELQDGPNAEQDGTAKKKKKKSKDENGEDLQSAGDGKKKKKKSRNENAE; this is translated from the exons ATGGCGTTGTATCTTCTATACGAGTCAGCTTCTGGGTACGCGCTGTTCCTCGCTCACGGCCTCGACGAGATCGGTCAGAACACCGAGGCGGTCAGGAACTCGGTGTCGGACCTAAACCGTTTCGGCAAGGTCGTGCAGCTCGCCGCTTTTCACCCTTTCGAATCTGCCCTCGACGCCCTCAACCAGTGTAACGCCATCTCCGAAG GGCTTATGACTGATGAGTTGAGAAGCTTTTTGGAGCTTAATCTCCCAAAAGTCAAGGAAGGTAAGAAGATAAAGTTCAGATTAGGAGTAGTGGACACTAAGGTTGGGTCACATATCCATGAAGTGACTAAAATTCCTTGTGAAAGTGGCGACTTTATTCACGAGCTTCTTCGTGGTGTGCGGCTACATTTTGATAAGTTTTTAAAGGACCTAAAG ACTGGAGACTTGGAAAAGGCCCAACTTGGTCTGGGACACAGTTACAGTAGGGCAAAAGTGAAGTTCAATGTTAACCGCGTCGATAATATGGTTATTCAAGCAATCTTCCTTCTTGATACCCTTGATAAGGATGTCAATTCTTTCTCAATGAGAGTCAG AGAATGGTACTCATGGCATTTTCCTGAATTGGTGAAGATTGTCAGCGACAACTATCTATATGCCAAAGTTGCAAAATATATAGAGGATAAGTCAAAGCTGTCTGACGAAAGTATCCCAGGCTTGACAGATGTAGTTGGAGATGAAGATAAAGCAAAGGAGATTGTAGATGCTGCCAAGGCTTCCATGg GACAGGATTTGTCTCCAATTGACTTGATAAACGTCCACCAATTTGCACAGAGGGTAATGAACCTATCTGAGTATAGGAGGAAGCTTTATGATTATCTGGTTTCTAAGATGAATGACATTGCACCAAATTTGGCCTCTTTAATTGGTGAAGTTGTTGGTGCTCGTTTGATATCTCATGCTGGTAGTCTCACGAATTTGGCCAAGTGCCCTGCTTCTACCCTTCAGATCCTTGGTGCGGAGAAGGCACTCTTCAG GGCATTGAAAACAAGAGGAAACACACCCAAGTATGGTCTGATATTCCATTCGTCTTTCATTGGTCGAGCATCTGCAAAGAACAAAGGCAGAATGGCTCGTTTTCTTGCAAACAAGTGTTCTATTGCATCGCGCATTGACTGCTTTGCAG ATAAGGCAACTACTGTTTTTGGTGAGAAACTTAGGCAACAAGTCGAGGAGCGACTTGACTTTTATGACAAGGGAGTTGCTCCTCGCAAAAATATCGATGTGATGAAAGATGCAATTGAAAGTGCAGAAAGTAAAG ATACAGAGATGGAAACCGAAGAAGTTCACATGGAAGCTTcaggaaagaaaaacaagaaaaagaaatcaaaaggtGCAGCTGCAGAGAATGGTGAGCCTGCTGCTGATGATAACCCAACTGCTGTTGCAAATGGTGAAGCCCTGGAGGATTCTAAAtctgaaaagaagaagaaaaagaaggagaaacgCAGAATGGATCAGGAGCTGGAGCTACAGGATGGCCCGAATGCGGAGCAGGATGGAACAgctaagaagaagaaaaagaagagcaaGGATGAAAATGGAGAGGACCTGCAGTCTGCCGGTGATggtaagaagaaaaagaagaagtcaagaaatgaaaatgctGAGTGA